The Xiphophorus couchianus chromosome 3, X_couchianus-1.0, whole genome shotgun sequence genome segment ACATCTGTCAAGTGTGCATTTACCTCATGCATTGCATTTCTCTAAAAGCCTGAAAATCTTTTTATCCAAATCAGAAATGATGAAGGCATTAAAACTGACAGTTTTCCAAACCATGGCTGACACCTAGTGGCCAGGATGAGCTGGGAAAAAGTCTGATTATTTTGTTGCATTCTTATTGATCACTCAATGAGAATAACACCAATACTATGCAGAATGACTTGGGGGCGGGGGAGTTAACTGTTCAGACTATGTCTTTTGTTCGCTGTCCTTTGCTTTCTCTAATGGTTTTTGTGCAACTGCTCTGGTTTACAGTCAGAAATCTACTGTCTGAGTTCCTGTTGTCACTTTTTATCTACCCTGTTATTCTTGGACAATCGATTCTTAGGTAATTTTAATTCTAGAtagattttctatttatatttatttgaatataaaatcaaaaagaaTATCACATGTATCAAAGGGATATATGTGATACTATTcctatttttcaaaaaacaggAGCAACATTATGATTTTTGTAAGTGAGTTCAAGTAATAAAGCAacgatttattcatttattttattttaattttttttttggaatttctttcagttttttttttaaagaatcctTGTAGGTAGTCAATGTCTTGtgtattttgtagattttataCTTGTTTCAACGACTGGAggaaactttttcactttttattatcGACAGTGATATGTAATCTAAATTGAAATGATAAGTAGTCCTTGAATTTGTTCAGCATCTGGGTATTTTGTGTGTTCTGTAttcattatgattttttttattttttacattggtTTGTTTAGATTGGCTTCGGTCACTGCTTGCTGCATCATTTTGTGTCGTGTTAATCGTTTCCCACCCTGTCTCCTCCACATTCCCCGTTATCCTCTGCCTTTCATCTCTTCCCTGTTTCCCCTCTTATCCACCCTCCACTCAACCCTTCCTCCTAAACCCATGGCTTCTGGTGAACTTGACTGTCTTTAACTCTCCTTGCCGCTGCTAAACTTCTCCCACTGGTCCTCCCTTTGTACCATCCTCCTTCCCCTTTCACAGTAGTCTGAACAGCGTTAACAGTAGTGACTCCAGGGGTTCCAGTGGCTCTCACTCTcactctccttcctcctcttcttcctcctcctcctcgcatCACCTCTTTCACCATCATCACCCCTGCCATCGATACCGCAGCTCAACGTTACCCCTGCAGGCCCCGGTTCGCCTCTCTAGCATCTCTTCCCACGACTCTGGCTTCATTTCTTCATCGCAGGACCAAAATGCATCGTCCAAATCCTCTTCACCGATGCCAGCTGAAACAAAGGTAAGATggggacaaaaaaagaaacacccaTATTTGTTCAGATATTCAATCCAGCTCCCTACTGAGAGTCAGTCTCCTTTAGACAGACAGTTGTCTGGCCGTGGTAAGTATGTGAAGTCATTTTAGTTCTATTATTGTATcataaatgtgcagaaaattaGTTTGCTTCCTTTCTAGCCCAGTGtaaaacgggtcagaaccatcttgctatgaaaaaaaatccaccactGTGACAGACTGTGGTTTGGCTAAACTTAAAACCCTCAGAATAcgctcagttttattttttattaaatgaatcaTAGTTAAATTATATGCTGCTGTGTTGCCTGTATGTTTTACATACATTAGGAGTATGTCTATATCGCCTCAGTCTGACTCTCTGACAAATGTTGTGAGATAATAACGTGTGAGTCAGTCCACGGGATTGTCTGTGTGGGCTTTGAGGCTTGGGATCGACCGTGAGAGCAGTTGCACTAGTCAATATTGTTCTGCTCGCCAGCAACCAGAACTCCTCAGTCCAGAACACATCGGTTTAGTTGGACTCCAAGTTTTTATGATCCGCTGAAGGTGGTTTGGCAACTCAATGCCTGACCCACATACAGTACAGGCTTGGGAATCGGGCCTGGTGTTTACTCACTGTGGGTTACAGTATCGGACACTTGAAAGGGGCTTTAACTTTTTGAAGGGTTTTAACTGGGCTTCTTTTTAACGAGGCTGACACTTAACATTGTGCTCTTAATGGCCTTGCATCTAATGCTAATATAACTCTTCTCCTAGTGCACTGTTCCCTGGTGCTTTTCCTTACTAACTTGTGGAGAAGTCACTACAGCTGCCAAACAGTTTGCCTGTGCTTCTAGCTGTCAGTATgtctttgctttaattctttctCCTCCATCCAtgcctctttctctctcccacCTCATCATTCCACTTCCTGCCGGCTGCTCCCTGTCCTCTCTGTCACAGCCTTGTCCCAGTTCCAGCTCCTCTGAGATGTCAGAGACTGGGCAGCTTCACGGTGACTGCAGCACTGCCTGCTCTCTTACCGCTACTACACTTCAGCATGCTACTGACAAGGTGAAAAGCTCTTTCTGTATAATGAACCGCAGACCTTCATATGCCAGATATTCACTTCCGTTCAGTGTAGGAAGGTTGAGGCTTGCAAAAGGATTAATATCACCtggttaaaaccacaaacttctgcATATTTGGTTGAAAATGTATGCTTTAGATCAATGTAAAGTGGGTgatatttcagttaaaaataacatgattataatttttttacaaataatctgtAAAGTTTGGTGGGTATTTTTCTTCAGCATCTTTTTGTAGAATCACAGCTGCAACTTTTTTTGtgtatgtctctaccagctttgcttGTAAAGACGATTCAATAAAACTTTGCTGATATATTTACTCAGCCCGGTCAGATACTAGATTAAACAGAGAGCATTTGTGGGGTCTTGACTCGGATTGTCAACTAGATCTGTATTTTACACATGAACAGGAATATGTTTGAGCTCAACCTTCCATTTTCCATTCCCCTTCATTCGtggcagaaaaatacaaatggcCCTTAGTATGGCTTTTTTAtgcaacaggttttcttcttgGTACTCTTTCTACCACATTAGTGGAGTCCCCAAATAATGGTTGGGCTGTCAAGAGagtttctcagtttttcagacttcatccatccatccattttctttacaagCTTATCCCATTGGGGTCAGtagggctgctggtgcctatctccagcggttGCGAGAGGCagagtacaccctggacaggtcgctaGTCCATCGCAGagtttttcagattattattagtcaatttaaaaaataaaactcatgaTATTTCCCTTCCCTTTGACAACTGTGTGTCTCTATATGTTGGCATACAaattattaattcaaattatcacaataaaatgGATTGAAGTTTACAGTTTTAATGTGGGCAATTGTGAggaaagggtatgaatactttggaACAATCCAATCAAACAGCACTACCATCTGTCCatcattttttccagtttttattcagttcagCATTCAGACTCTCATCTATACTGATGTTGGTTAATCAACATGGATTTTGAtcttattttgctttcattgatcttattttgctttcatttagtTATCCtcagttatttctgtttttttattattattatttgatccCCATTTCATTTATTGATCCCAttgcttcttttccttttgtttgcttctgttACCATTGGTCTGTCCTTCCATCAACACCAGTTGTCCAATGGCTTCGACCACTACAGCCCAGCCAGTCCCTCCTACCTGCATAGCAATGGGGGGAGCTTGGGCTCAGCTCCAGGCACTTCCTTCCCATTCTTTTCACCATCCTCCCCCTCTCCCTCCACCTCATCCCCAACTCGTTCCTGGTCACGCCCCGCCTCAGCCTTGCTGCCGGACTATCCCAACTACTGCACGTTGGGGTCCCCGATGGTACCTTCATCAAAAGTCCCCAGCTGGAAGGTTGGTCATCACCTCAAACTTGATGAGCAACACATTTCCATTCTCCTTGTGTGCAGTTTGTTCACTGCACAAGTTTGCTCGGCAATTTTAgacttcatttcttctttttactttcaAGCTTAAATCAAAAGAGAacaattttaagactttaaaacaTCAACTCATTATTAAACAATTTTGTTCACAGGACTGGGCAAAGCCAGGACCTTATGACCAGCCTATGGTCAACACACTGAGAAGGAGGAAAGACAAGGAAGCTTTGGCTGGGGTGGAGAATAATGGGAGCATAAATGGTGGCAACAGCCCTCCTTCAAGCCAAACATCGATCTCAGCGCCCCCTCCTGCTCAGATACAAACACCAAGCCAGCAGGAAGAGAAGAACAGGATCATGAAGGTCAGTTTCTGTCTCCTCTGATTTTGCTGTGAAAGAATGTTTGTCCCTATAAAGATCTCTTAACTTTGTTAGCAAATTTTTATATCAAATAGATATAAAGTGAGTACAAACtaagtgttatttttaaatgttgtttttaaataatgattcTATTTTTAacgggaaaaaaatattcacaccatCCAGTCCCTCCTGGCTGCAAGAGACATGGGATACTCTTCAATGCTAACTGGCTTTACATTGAAGAGCATCTCAGTTAGCCCAATAACAGATTGATCCACCCTCGACAACTAGTGTCAAGGTTTTGCGTTAACTAGCAATCAATTCAAACTTTGGAACCAGTTTTAGACTGATTGatgttaattaatttgtttctcatctgtttttggATTTCATTTGATTATGGTCATTaggcctacttcatgttgtgaGGAAGGTTatctttaagttattttttaattctccaGATCTGGCAGTAATCTTGCCTCGGTGACATTGAATACAACTGTCAATGTCAATAATCTGTTAACTGTTTTTTGTTGGATATCATTTTGtaatgtaagttttttttaatgatcagaAAGACTTAAGTGAaaaaatgaggggaaaaagcTGCTGAAATTTATAAGGCGTCcctttttattagcattttttattaGATCCAGAAGAGCTTTTTTTGCATGCTTCCATTGAGCACATTTAGTTATGTCCTAAAACTGCAgacatatttttacaaaattactCAACGATTACCTTTAATGGTGATACTTATTTCCATGTATTGATTAATGCCATCTATTAACTGTGAGCGTACAGCAAAATCAGGCTACAACGACCAATGTTGTTGCAGTAACGGCACGTAAACAATGTGAATAGCCCTCCACCATTAATGTTCCCCGTTAATGACTTTAGTGGGTTGgacataattattttaatggctTTAGTACACTGCACTTGGCTGTATCAATTCAGTCTAACGTCTTGACTTTCCTCTCACATGTtgatttcatctgtttttgccAGGCTGATGATCTTGAGGCCCAAAATGAACTGGCCCTGGCCTTATCCAGGGGTCTGGAGCTGGACACCCAGAGGTCAAACAGAGACTCCATCCAGTGCTCCAGTGGCTACAGCACTCAGACCAACACACCCTGCTGCTCTGAAGACACCATACCTTCACAAAGTAGTAAAGTTTATCCCCTATATCTATTTGGAGATTTTGTGTCATAATCCACTCTGTAGTAGTGTGACTTAACCTCCTCATATTTACTCATGACAGTTTCAGATTACGACTACTTTTCCATGGCTGGAGACCAGGAGCCTGAGCAGCAGCAACCAGAGCAGCCATCTGACTTCGACAAGTCTTCCACGATCCCCAGAAACAGTGACATTGGCCAGTCCTACAGACGCATGTTCCAGACCAAACGGCCCGCCTCCACAGCCGGCATGCCCATCACACAAACCCCATATCCTGGACAGGGAACATACCATGGGGGAGCCTATCCCTCCACACCGGTCCACACAGGAACCTATCCGTCTGCTCCTGCTGGCCAATACACTGCTACTTCTACGGGTATAAATAACTCTGAGGTTATCACAAATGTTCACTAGCATAGCTTTGGCTTTATACCTTTTATAccttaactttttcacattattttcttattgcaaccacaaacttaggCATATATTTTGGCATTTAAGGGACAGACAAACAtagcaaaataacaaataaaattgccAAAACTGTGCAGTGGATTCATATCttgtgcattttaaataaaaattaaaataaaactcaaacagTTAGTAATAGAGTCCACCTGAGTGTAACTTATCTTGAGTCATGGAAGCAGGTCAGAGGTGATAGGAAGATGAATAGAGCTAAATAGAGGGTGGTCATTAGGCAGTGAGAGATTTAAAACCTCTAACAGGCAAAAGGtggctcaaaaaaaaaaagcaatttaccCTGTGGGACAAATCGTACTCCACAtctttcagattttgatttatttttatttgaaaaacatgtagACCAtcctttttttcatgttttattgtaaaatatcaataaaatacattttgttttctattgtgTATCTGTAACAAAGGTTGCTTCACGTTCAAACCACAATTTTCtagcagcatttttttatttgctttgtatCTTCATTACCTGCCAAGGATTCATCCCACCTCTGTAATCCTCCCTGCAGGTCATGGTCCAGTTATCGTCACCCCTGGAGTTGCCACAATCCGTCGCACGCCCTCCTCTAAGCCCTGCGCCCGTCGCTCCGGCTCTGTGGGCGGAGGCCCCATTCCCATTCGTACTCCGGTCGTGCCAGTGAAAATCCCTACAGTGCCTGACATGTCAGGAACAGTTAATGGGAGCAGGAGTTCAGAGGAGattggaggaggagaggaaagcTCATATTCCTCAACGTTTGTAAGACCAGATGAAGCTGGCACGCTTCCTTTGATGTCCTGGAGCGGTCAGGCCTCCACTAACCCTCCGACCGTTCCCCTGCCCAACCAGCTGGTCCAGCCGTACCAGGGAAGTGGAGAGGAGGCGGACAAACAAGATGAAGGAAACATGCTTGTGGCTATCCGCAAGGGGGTCAAGCTCAAAAGAACCCTCACCAATGACCGTTCAGCTCCACGGATCGCCTGACGCCATCATCCGACTGCCAGTCTGGTGTCACAAGTATCTTGAGCTTTTATGATGGAAATTTCcgttaaaaaatatttgggaaTCTGGtcagaagctttaaaaaaaaaaagaaaaagctttttgtgtTAATAGGAGACACCTTTGGTACGAATAGTTGTGAAATTGTGTCACTTCAAGACATTTAACCTTGACTTAgtgtagatttttctttttggttgatCCGTCAGATCGGTGTATAACCAGGAGTAGATCAGAGAGCCCCCTTGTGGTCGTTTCTGTTTACTCTGAATAGATTTATTCTTCATTGGCCATCAAACAGAAGCTCTAAACCAAAACACTTATTATTTCTGCTGGGTTGGGTCCATGTTGTGTGTCGTAACAGTGTGAAATATTAGGATGCGcttctgtgaatatttttctgaaaagagcACAAATTACTTAGCTGACCTTTTCCTGTGGTAAAATAACCACTGTTCATGAAGAAAGATGGACACCAAGCTGTCTTCCACTTGCAGCTCAGAGGCGTAAGCACAGCTCACATCAGAGTCCTTCGTGGACCCGAATGGCCGACCCAGGAAGCCATGGCAAAGTAGAGGAACTGACTTTGTGTTACCACATGTCCACGTTGCTGCAGGCTACTTTGCAAAGTGTAAAGAGGTTATATAAATAGAAATTtgatcttttgttttaaaatctttgcttgttttaatgcctttataatttgtaaataatttagcaCATCTCAATTGAGGATGAGTGTGATGGTTCAGAGTGGcaattttagtttcaaaacGTCTAAAAAGGTTGTAATTATCATCAGCCTCCGCTGcgttaatatacatttttggttAAACTCTCCTGCAGGTTTTTGATTTCTCATATCTTTTGGCTCTGCAGTCTACATACTGAGATTTATAGGACATATATAAACGTTAGGTTTATTAATTGACCCTCCACTATCATACTATAGTAACCATGTGCaagagtttgaaaaataaaaacaagtgatATGAATTTTTAATGAGACAAACTATTTTTGATGTAAAGATTCTCAGTTAAAAGCTCTTAACATTTTTTCctatgttttaacttttttgtttccttttactCTACTAACGAGGAAGTATTTCTGATTAACATTTACATCTTTTGCAATAGTACAGATATTGTTTCAGTCAAAAGGAGGAAATCAGATCAAAATGTATAATTCATTAAGTATAAGTAGCAttttagtaacttttttttatcaggacTTTGATAAGATTTTGGGATATGAGATTAATCCTCGTATCGTAGCGTTAGACTATAAGCTAAGGAGGCTAGTTAGTGGCACCACGTTTGTAATTCATTTGCGTTTCAGTTCAAGTTCAAGTACTACAAGATGTATGAAagtgtaaatattgtttagCTGTGGTCAGTCGAGgaattcacacatttttaatttattttctttttcagtgttttaattcCATCTTGGTTCTCatcttatttctatttttatacgTTCCAAAAAATATCAGAGTAAGAAGGTTGCTTATCCGTTCCAGTgtgaaaaagatataaaacagaTGTGCAGACATTACGGTACATATTAACGAGACGCAAGCTGTTTAACCGAGTTCATTGGCAACAGTATTATAAGTTTTGTGTacaaaataactacattttCCTCTGAGTTGGTTAAAATGTCtgtattgttttagtttttgcttgTACAGTTATTTTAGCATGACTGAAGAGATGGTGGACTAACacagaaatattcataaacTTGACAGCTGTTCCCTGaaggcaattttattttatgacctGATCAATTATTTCTGTCTAAATATCTCAAATATGCTATTAACCTGTAATTCCCATATTCAAATTCttagcataaatatatatttccaaATGCCAGTATATCTTATGAGTAAGAAGTTTATagtttgtgaaattttaaacattacagTTTAATCTGTGACAGTTTagttttttgctcattttctcaGTGGAGAGTTGACCTCTCGCTGCCTGTCCCTGTATAGTTCAAGCTttgatgctgtttatttttcaggatAAAGTGACACCgttagaaatataataaaaataatcaacttacTTTGGCTCAGTTGTTTtgcatgttaatgtttttttgtttgagtgGGTATCATATAGATATAAAAGCGTAATATGTAATGCCAGACAATCTTTGAACCCAGaaccattttatattttttagacTCGAGAGAAGACTCTAGATGTAATTTAAAACTGATATATTGGAAGTTATAATTTGCATTGATGTATTTTCACACAGcttttatacataaaataagAGTAACACTGAATGCAGCCCAAAGTGTGGCAGTGGAAAAATAAGCTTGTAATGCTACACTGTGGCCACCAGAAGTCGCTCTTACAAAGGATTAATTATTAGCTCTCAACCAACGtctacatgttttcattttaagatcTGTAAACACGTTTACAATCAGCAAAATAGTTAATCACACTCAGGAGactttagttctttttttttttttaatgattgagCGCCTTCCTTCTGAAACATAATGCCACCTGATATCTTTTTTCCTTAGGGTGTGGACTCAGGTCTGGTTAAACGATTGAAGTGCCCCACATGGGTTATAGTATGGAAAGGAATGGGTGGACACACTGATTTACACTTGTAATGTCCAATATTTTCATCTTGACTGAGCTGTGAATAGTTGCATAAAAAGTTTTGGCACTTATTTTCATTGACGATATGAACCatcctaaaaaaaaagtaatcacgTGACGCCTTTTAATTTCAAAGGCGTCATAATTATGTAGATAATTTAGTGACACTAAATTATCTACATAACTTGCCCCGTTTACATAAATTTTACACATTCTTCAGCACAGCAGGCTTTGAATTTCTGACCCAAGCAGTGCGATCAGAGGCGCGTACGTCTGACGGTGCCGTCAGAGTTACGCACAGAGGAAAGCGGCGCTGCCATTGGTCAACATTTTCGAGGTCGCTGCCCGCCGCTGTGCCCTCCCATCCGCCTCACTTCATCCTGCCAGCCAGAGGTTCGTCCGAAGAAACcgaaaatgtgatttcttttacTGTTACACAAGTCGGTTTAATGTTTGCGGTTTCTGTGTCACTGTGTGGAAACTCTTAAGAGCGAGTGACGCGCATGAACCGGAGCGGTTGCCGTGTTTTTTGGGCTTCTCCTGGCGGAGGCTGGAGGACCGGACGGCGGAGCATCGACTGAGGTGCGTCCCAGTAAGTCATGTTGCAGTTCGGTTTATGCAGCTTTTTGCTTAGGAAGAGGGTTGCAAACTAAAATACCGGTTCGTAAATAGTGTGTGCGGGAAATGTCAGATTCACATTTGGTTCAGAATTGACACTCGGATAGAGAagctgtgtttttctgccaCCATTGTGCGGACGTTAGTTTGTAGCATAAATAATGAAATCACGTGGTTGAGAGAAATACAATTTTACTCTAATAACCGTGGGCTCTGTTGTCCGTCAGGACTCCGGGTTATTTCTCTACCCTCATCCCTAAGATGCTTCCCTGCCTGCGGAGAGTCCTGCGGCCTGCCTTCTCCTTGACAGCCGGGAGAGGACTGACCAGAGCCGGACACAGGAGCAGCGGACCATCCGCTGTAGTATCAGGCTCCCCGGGGAGGCTCGCCTCACAGCCTCCGCTCTCCGCGCTGGTGCAGCGATGCTACTTGGGCACACATCCCCTGAAGGAACCCGTGGAGCCCCTCAACTCACCCCGCGGAGCCAAGGACTTCATTTACAGCCTCCATCCGTCGGAACGCAGCTGTCTGCTGCGGGAGCTGCATAAGTTCGAGTCCATAGCCATTGCTCAAGGTAGGTAGTGTTTTACAGTGGAGCAGAAGGTACAAGGTGTTACATTTCAACACCGTCAGTATGATAAAGTTCGCCCT includes the following:
- the LOC114141576 gene encoding metastasis suppressor protein 1-like isoform X12 yields the protein MEAVIEKECSALGGLFHTVIGDMKSSCPIWEDFITKAGKLQSQLRATAVAVTIFLDAFQKVADLATNSRGGTRDIGSALTRMCMRHRSIEAKLKQFSMCFLEGLINPLQEQMEEWKRGVNTLDKDHAKEYKRARQEIKKKSSDTLKLQKKAKKADNHGRGDFQPQLNSAMQDVSDKYILLEETEKQALRKALIEERQRFCCFVALLQPVVDEEISMLAEVTHLQTISEDLKALTSDPHKLPPASEQVISDLKGSDYGWSYQTPPSSPSTTMSRKSSMCSSTLPLQAPVRLSSISSHDSGFISSSQDQNASSKSSSPMPAETKPCPSSSSSEMSETGQLHGDCSTACSLTATTLQHATDKLSNGFDHYSPASPSYLHSNGGSLGSAPGTSFPFFSPSSPSPSTSSPTRSWSRPASALLPDYPNYCTLGSPMVPSSKVPSWKDWAKPGPYDQPMVNTLRRRKDKEALAGVENNGSINGGNSPPSSQTSISAPPPAQIQTPSQQEEKNRIMKADDLEAQNELALALSRGLELDTQRSNRDSIQCSSGYSTQTNTPCCSEDTIPSQISDYDYFSMAGDQEPEQQQPEQPSDFDKSSTIPRNSDIGQSYRRMFQTKRPASTAGMPITQTPYPGQGTYHGGAYPSTPVHTGTYPSAPAGQYTATSTGHGPVIVTPGVATIRRTPSSKPCARRSGSVGGGPIPIRTPVVPVKIPTVPDMSGTVNGSRSSEEIGGGEESSYSSTFVRPDEAGTLPLMSWSGQASTNPPTVPLPNQLVQPYQGSGEEADKQDEGNMLVAIRKGVKLKRTLTNDRSAPRIA
- the LOC114141576 gene encoding metastasis suppressor protein 1-like isoform X9 gives rise to the protein MEAVIEKECSALGGLFHTVIGDMKSSCPIWEDFITKAGKLQSQLRATAVAVTIFLDAFQKVADLATNSRGGTRDIGSALTRMCMRHRSIEAKLKQFSMCFLEGLINPLQEQMEEWKRGVNTLDKDHAKEYKRARQEIKKKSSDTLKLQKKAKKGRGDFQPQLNSAMQDVSDKYILLEETEKQALRKALIEERQRFCCFVALLQPVVDEEISMLAEVTHLQTISEDLKALTSDPHKLPPASEQVISDLKGSDYGWSYQTPPSSPSTTMSRKSSMCSSTLPLQAPVRLSSISSHDSGFISSSQDQNASSKSSSPMPAETKPCPSSSSSEMSETGQLHGDCSTACSLTATTLQHATDKLSNGFDHYSPASPSYLHSNGGSLGSAPGTSFPFFSPSSPSPSTSSPTRSWSRPASALLPDYPNYCTLGSPMVPSSKVPSWKDWAKPGPYDQPMVNTLRRRKDKEALAGVENNGSINGGNSPPSSQTSISAPPPAQIQTPSQQEEKNRIMKADDLEAQNELALALSRGLELDTQRSNRDSIQCSSGYSTQTNTPCCSEDTIPSQSISDYDYFSMAGDQEPEQQQPEQPSDFDKSSTIPRNSDIGQSYRRMFQTKRPASTAGMPITQTPYPGQGTYHGGAYPSTPVHTGTYPSAPAGQYTATSTGHGPVIVTPGVATIRRTPSSKPCARRSGSVGGGPIPIRTPVVPVKIPTVPDMSGTVNGSRSSEEIGGGEESSYSSTFVRPDEAGTLPLMSWSGQASTNPPTVPLPNQLVQPYQGSGEEADKQDEGNMLVAIRKGVKLKRTLTNDRSAPRIA
- the LOC114141576 gene encoding metastasis suppressor protein 1-like isoform X13, which encodes MEAVIEKECSALGGLFHTVIGDMKSSCPIWEDFITKAGKLQSQLRATAVAVTIFLDAFQKVADLATNSRGGTRDIGSALTRMCMRHRSIEAKLKQFSMCFLEGLINPLQEQMEEWKRGVNTLDKDHAKEYKRARQEIKKKSSDTLKLQKKAKKGRGDFQPQLNSAMQDVSDKYILLEETEKQALRKALIEERQRFCCFVALLQPVVDEEISMLAEVTHLQTISEDLKALTSDPHKLPPASEQVISDLKGSDYGWSYQTPPSSPSTTMSRKSSMCSSTLPLQAPVRLSSISSHDSGFISSSQDQNASSKSSSPMPAETKPCPSSSSSEMSETGQLHGDCSTACSLTATTLQHATDKLSNGFDHYSPASPSYLHSNGGSLGSAPGTSFPFFSPSSPSPSTSSPTRSWSRPASALLPDYPNYCTLGSPMVPSSKVPSWKDWAKPGPYDQPMVNTLRRRKDKEALAGVENNGSINGGNSPPSSQTSISAPPPAQIQTPSQQEEKNRIMKADDLEAQNELALALSRGLELDTQRSNRDSIQCSSGYSTQTNTPCCSEDTIPSQISDYDYFSMAGDQEPEQQQPEQPSDFDKSSTIPRNSDIGQSYRRMFQTKRPASTAGMPITQTPYPGQGTYHGGAYPSTPVHTGTYPSAPAGQYTATSTGHGPVIVTPGVATIRRTPSSKPCARRSGSVGGGPIPIRTPVVPVKIPTVPDMSGTVNGSRSSEEIGGGEESSYSSTFVRPDEAGTLPLMSWSGQASTNPPTVPLPNQLVQPYQGSGEEADKQDEGNMLVAIRKGVKLKRTLTNDRSAPRIA